In Cyanobium sp. ATX 6F1, one DNA window encodes the following:
- a CDS encoding DUF433 domain-containing protein, with protein MDHEERITINSAVRFGKPCVRGTRLTVGDVLGALASGMTEAELLGDFPQLNHEDVLACLAYAADRERRLVIRSAAA; from the coding sequence ATGGATCACGAAGAGCGGATCACTATCAATTCGGCGGTTCGTTTTGGCAAGCCCTGCGTCCGCGGTACCCGTCTCACGGTGGGAGATGTTCTTGGCGCGTTGGCGAGCGGCATGACGGAAGCTGAGCTTCTGGGGGATTTTCCGCAGCTCAACCACGAGGATGTGCTGGCCTGCCTGGCCTATGCCGCCGACCGTGAACGGCGCCTGGTCATCCGTTCCGCAGCGGCGTGA
- a CDS encoding DUF5615 family PIN-like protein, with amino-acid sequence MNLRLLGLGGADDLVIWDHARREDVLLVTKDEDFLRLSVSRGFPPKVICLGIGNAGNAATADLLLNNLEAIEAFKAHPEAGFLLLSPEAQSP; translated from the coding sequence GTGAACCTGCGGCTGCTTGGACTTGGTGGGGCGGATGATCTGGTGATCTGGGACCATGCCCGCCGCGAGGATGTCCTGCTGGTGACCAAGGACGAGGATTTCCTTCGACTCAGTGTGAGCCGAGGATTTCCCCCCAAGGTGATCTGCCTGGGCATCGGGAATGCCGGCAATGCCGCCACCGCCGATCTGCTTCTGAACAATCTCGAGGCCATCGAAGCCTTCAAGGCCCATCCAGAGGCCGGCTTTCTTCTTCTCAGCCCCGAAGCTCAGTCTCCGTAA
- a CDS encoding DUF3427 domain-containing protein translates to MLLAQLWGSGRNHLPLPEALARLWVAASIRAELVELFALLLERTNHLVTPLAWPFQAEGDPAPPVPLKLHGRYSRAEVFAAFGLLNEARPFPGRVAEGFCAAVGVFFDEATRCDVFFITLKKSERLFSPTTRTNDYAISPREFHWESQSLTREASATGQRNIHHRERSSRVLLLVREENRRGGVTLPFLCLGFADYVSHEGERPMAIRWRLQRPIPGAFYPELAVAV, encoded by the coding sequence ATGCTGCTGGCCCAGCTCTGGGGCAGTGGCCGAAATCACCTGCCCTTGCCCGAAGCCCTCGCGCGGCTCTGGGTCGCCGCATCCATTCGCGCCGAGCTGGTGGAGCTGTTCGCGCTCCTGCTGGAGCGCACAAACCACCTGGTGACGCCGCTCGCCTGGCCGTTTCAGGCCGAAGGCGATCCAGCCCCGCCGGTGCCCTTGAAGCTCCACGGCCGCTACTCCCGCGCCGAAGTGTTCGCGGCGTTCGGCTTATTGAACGAGGCCCGCCCCTTCCCCGGCCGCGTAGCCGAAGGCTTCTGCGCAGCAGTTGGTGTGTTCTTCGATGAGGCCACGCGCTGCGACGTGTTCTTCATCACCCTGAAGAAGAGCGAGCGTTTGTTCTCTCCCACCACCCGCACCAACGACTACGCCATCTCACCGCGTGAGTTCCACTGGGAGAGCCAGAGCCTCACCCGCGAAGCCTCAGCCACCGGCCAGCGCAATATCCACCATCGCGAGCGCAGCAGCCGCGTGCTGTTGCTGGTGCGGGAGGAGAACCGGCGCGGCGGCGTCACGCTGCCGTTCCTGTGCCTCGGCTTTGCCGACTACGTGAGCCACGAAGGCGAACGCCCGATGGCGATTCGCTGGCGGCTGCAGCGGCCGA